CTACTACCCGCTTTTCGGCGCCTACGGCGGCACGATCCATACGCGTTGTGCATACCAAAGGGCCGAAAGGCGGGTTGTATGCGTAATGCGTATGGATGCACCCGGATCGGGCGGCAGTCCCGGGTTCCTGGTTTGTTCGGGATTTCCTAGCCCGCGAAGGCGCGGACGGGTTATTCTGCGAAGAACGGCCCGCCGAGGCTATTAGAAGTCGAGCAAAGGAGACCCCATGACCTACCCGAACGGACCCCTCATCCTGCCGTTTGACGGCAAGGTGCCGCGCATCCACGAGTCCGCCTTCATTGCGCCGAACGCCACGATCATCGGCGACGTCGAGATCGGCCCGGACTCCTCGGTGTTTTATGGCTGCGTCCTGCGTGCGGACGTGGGTCCGATTCGCATCGGCGCGCGGACGAACATCCAAGACAATTCCGTCCTCCACGTCGACCGCGGCGTGCCCTGCATCCTGGGCGACGACGTGACTGTGGGGCACATGGCGCTCGTGCACGGATCGAACGTGGGCAACGGGACCTTGGTCGGTATGAAGTCGACGCTTCTGTCGCGCTCGGTAATCGGGGAAGGCAGCCTCATCGCCGCGGGTGCCGTCGTGCTGGAGGATCAGGTCATTCCCGCGAAGTCCTTGGCGGCGGGGATCCCGGCGAAGGTGCGCCGGGAGCTCTCCGACGAGCAGTCGGGCTCGTTTATCCCGCACGCTGGCCGCTACGTGGAGACCGCCGCCGGTCAGGCGGGACTTGGCGAGGCGCTGGAGCTCGACGAGGTGCGCTTCAGCTAGGGCTAGGCGTTCTCTAAGACGCTTTCCATTCGCTTGGACAGTCCCAGCGGGTCGTTGATGAGCCGGTCGAGGGCGACGGCCCGGGCGG
This is a stretch of genomic DNA from Corynebacterium vitaeruminis DSM 20294. It encodes these proteins:
- a CDS encoding gamma carbonic anhydrase family protein, translated to MTYPNGPLILPFDGKVPRIHESAFIAPNATIIGDVEIGPDSSVFYGCVLRADVGPIRIGARTNIQDNSVLHVDRGVPCILGDDVTVGHMALVHGSNVGNGTLVGMKSTLLSRSVIGEGSLIAAGAVVLEDQVIPAKSLAAGIPAKVRRELSDEQSGSFIPHAGRYVETAAGQAGLGEALELDEVRFS